One genomic window of Gemmatimonadaceae bacterium includes the following:
- a CDS encoding Lrp/AsnC ligand binding domain-containing protein, whose translation MITTIVLIRVEPPMIPKAAHMLAGVDGVTEVYSVSGEWDLVAIVRVPQYDDIAKVVTEVFPTVPGIQRTQTLTAFRAYSKNDLQQAWDIGVE comes from the coding sequence GTGATTACAACCATTGTACTGATTCGGGTCGAGCCGCCGATGATTCCGAAGGCGGCTCACATGTTGGCAGGCGTCGATGGTGTAACGGAGGTCTACTCGGTGTCGGGCGAGTGGGACCTCGTCGCCATCGTGCGCGTGCCGCAGTACGACGACATCGCGAAGGTCGTCACCGAGGTATTCCCGACGGTGCCGGGCATTCAACGCACGCAGACGCTGACGGCGTTTCGCGCGTACTCGAAAAACGATCTTCAACAAGCGTGGGATATTGGCGTTGAATGA
- a CDS encoding O-methyltransferase — translation MSDRTGDYISALFAPEDQLLASLREEADRTGLPPISVSADEGRLLQVLLTSIRARRVLEVGTLGGYSAIWMARALPADGELVTIEIEPKHAEFARRYIERAGLSDRIDIRIGRALDVLPSLDGERFDAVFIDADKEPMPNYFEWALRLLRPGGLVIADNTLWGGKVYDDAEQDEKTTAVREFNRRMATDPRILSILVPTHDGVAIGVVR, via the coding sequence GTGTCAGACCGAACCGGCGATTACATCTCGGCCCTCTTCGCGCCCGAAGACCAGCTCCTCGCGTCGCTGCGTGAGGAAGCTGATCGCACTGGCCTGCCCCCGATTTCCGTTTCGGCGGACGAAGGCCGACTTTTGCAAGTTCTACTCACGTCGATTCGCGCGCGGCGCGTCCTCGAAGTCGGCACGCTTGGGGGCTACTCCGCGATCTGGATGGCACGAGCGCTGCCCGCGGACGGTGAGCTTGTCACAATCGAGATCGAACCAAAGCACGCCGAGTTTGCCCGTCGCTACATCGAGCGTGCTGGCCTCTCTGATCGCATCGACATCCGGATCGGCCGCGCCCTCGACGTGCTGCCCAGTCTCGACGGCGAGCGATTCGACGCCGTCTTCATCGACGCCGACAAAGAGCCGATGCCCAATTATTTCGAGTGGGCGCTCCGGCTGCTCCGACCGGGCGGACTGGTGATCGCCGACAACACGCTGTGGGGCGGCAAGGTCTACGACGACGCGGAACAGGACGAAAAGACCACCGCCGTCCGCGAATTCAACAGGCGAATGGCGACCGATCCGCGGAT